TCGTCGCCCTGGTTTGGGCCGGGTTCGCCAGCGTCGACGAAGTCACCCGCGGCCAGGGCAAGACCATTCCGTCCAGCCAGGTTCAGGTGGTGCAGAATCTGGAGGGCGGCATCGTTTCCGACATTCTGGTGCAGGAAGGGCAGTTGGTGGAAAAAGACCAGGTGCTGTTGCAATTGGACGAAGTCAGATTCGCCTCGTCGTTCAAGGAAACCAAACTGAAATACTACGAATTGCTGGCAGCCACCGCCCGCTTGAATGCCGAAATCAACGGCACGCCGCTGCAAATACCGGCGGAGGTGGCGGCTAACGCGCCGCAAATCGCCGAAAACGCCAAGCAGTTGCTCTTGTCGCGGCAGAACGAAATCAAATCGAATAGCGATATCCTGGCCGAACAAGTCCGGCAAAAAGAACAGGAGATCGTCGAATTGCAATCGAAGAGCGAGCAATTGGCGCGTAGCTACCGCTTGCTGCAGGACGAGGTAAAAATGTCCGAGCCGCTGGTGGCGGACGGCGCCATGTCGCAGGTGGAGTTGCTCAGGCTGCAGCGCGCCGCCAACGATTTGAAAGGCGATTTGAATTCGGCCAATCTGGCGATTCCGCGCCTGCGTTCGTCGTTGGACGAGGCGCGCAATAAATTGGCGGAAATCAAGATCCGCTACCGCACCGAGGCCTTGAAGGAATTGAACGAAGTCAAAGCCGAACTGGACCGCACCTCGGAGTCGGCGGTGGCGTTGGCGGACCGCGTCAGCCGCACCCGGGTGCTGTCGCCGGTCAAGGGCACCGTCAAACGCATCAAGGTGGCCACGGTCGGCGGCGTGATCCAGCCGGGCATGGATTTGCTGGAAATCGTGCCGGTGGAGGACCAGTTGCTGATCGAGGCCAAAATCCGTCCGGCCGATATTGCTTTTCTTCACCCCGGACAACGAGCTGTGGTAAAACTTAGTGCGTACGATTTCTCGATATACGGCGGGCTGGATGCGACGCTGGAGCATATTAGCGCCGATAGCATTCCCGGCGAGAAAAAGGACGAGGACAGTTATTATTTGATCAGGCTGCGGACCGCGAAAAATTATCTGGAAAAAAACGGCCAACGTCTTGATATCATTGCCGGGATGACCGCCGAAGTCGATATTTTGACCGGAAAGAAAACCGTACTGGACTACCTGTTGAAACCGATATTGAAAGCCAGAGATCGGGCCTTCAGAGAACGATAACCCAACACGACATAAACATCACTGTGGCTAACATACTGATTTATTCAAATAACCCTCAGTTGACCGCGCAATGGACGCACGCGCTAATCGCTGAGTACAGTGTCAGTATGCTGCACAGCATTCGCGGCGATTTTCAAGCCGACGCCGTGATCTTCGACGCCAAAAAACTGGACGAAGACGCCGGCCTGCTGGCGGTTTTCGCCAACAAACGCACCCGGTTCTTAGTGATCGGCGCCGATTGGCCGGAAGAAAAACAAATCAATATCCTGATCAACGGCGCTGCCGGCTATTGCGAGCAGGCCGAGGCGCCGGCTTTGTTGGTGCGCGCGGTGGCCTGCATCCTGACCGGCGACATTTGGATCCGGCGGGCGCTGGTACCCAAAGTGATTGGCGCCTTGACCGGAGCCCGCCGCATGCATGCCGTATCCGCCGCCCCGGTGGATTGCGATCGAAAACTACAAATGCTGGCCACGCTATCGGCCCGCGAATTGGAAGTGGCGGATATGATACGTCAGGGCGAGAGCAACAAGCGCATCGCCTTGGCGTTGAATATCTCGGAACGGACGGTGAAAGCCCATTTATCCTCGATTTTCCGCAAGCTGGAAGTCGACGATAGGTTGCGCTTGGCCATATTCTTGAAAGAGATCGATCAATACCAAAGAGGAACGTCATGAGATTTGCTATGGGAATTGGCATCGGCGTAGCCATGCAGATGGGATTTGTGTCCACCGGGCAGGCACTGAGTTTGCAGGAGTCGATACAAAAAGTTCTGGACGACAATCCGAAAATCCAGGCGGCGAAATCCGAACGGCGCGCGGTCGAGGAAGAAATCGACCAAGCTAGGGCCGGTTACTTTCCTACCGTCGATGTCACCGCCGGCATCGGCTGGGAGGAATCGAACAACCCGACCACCCGCGGCCGCGGCGACGGTTCGGTGTTTTACCACCGCGAAGAAGGCGCGATTCAAGTCCGGCAAATGTTGTTCGACGGCTTGGCTACGCCGAACGAAGTCGAGCGCCAGGAAAAGCGGACCGATTCCCGCGCCTACACCGTATTCGGCCAATCCGAAATCACCGCGTTGGACGGTGTCGAAGCCTATCTGAAAGTATTGCGCCGCCAGGAGTTGTTGAATCTGGCCAAGGAAAACCTGCAATTGCATTTGCGCACCAACGAGCAAATCAAGCTGCGCAGCGAGCGCGGCGTCGGCAAACGCGCCGATGTCGACCAATCCATGGGCCGGGTGGCGTTGGCCGAGAAGAACGTCTGGTCGGAAACCGGTAACCTGAAAGATGCCGAAACCGGCTTTCAACGGGTGATCGGCATCCTGCCGGATGCAGTCGAACCGGTGGCCGCGCCGACCGCGGCGCTGCCGGCGACGATGGAGCAAGCCATCGACGAAGCGCTGGCCGAACATCCGATACTGAAATCGGCCAACTCCGACATCGAATCGGCCTTTGCCCAACACAATACCGCGATGGCGCCTTACTTTCCCCGGTTCGATATCGAGACCGGCGTCAGCCACAACTACAATCTGGACGGCATCCGCGGCACCAACTCCGACATGACGGCTATGCTGCGCATGCGCTACAACATCTTCAACGGCGGCAAGGACATCGCCCGCCGCGAACAGACTGCGCAACTGATCAACCAAGCCAAAGACATCCGCGACAACACCCACCGCCAGGTGGTGGAAAGCATGCGCTTGTCGTGGGTGGCGTATCAGACCGTGAAAAGCCAGATGGATTTTTTCAAACAGCATGCCGAGTCGGCCGAAAAAACCATAACCGCCTACCAACAGCAATTCAACATCGGCCAACGCACCTTGTTGGACTTGCTCGATACTTTCAATGAAATGTACATCGCCAAAAGCTCGCTGATCAACGCCAAGTACGATGAGTTGTTCTCGCAATACCGGATTTTGGCCAGCAAGGGCCAGTTGAATAAGTATCTGGGTACTCAATTGCCGGCCGAGGTGCAGCCGGTTAGTTTGGCGGATTAGTCGTAAGTCGATTGGCCGGAATTGCCCGCCGTTCCGGGGTGGATGGTGGGTTTTCCGATTACTAAGTGGCCGCCTAGTTTGGGCACTTGGGTGTTCGCGCCAATTCGAGCTTAATCGAGAAAATTTTGGGGGTTTGATGATATACGGAAATGAAAATTATCTGTGGATCAATAATATACAGACGAGAGGGGTGGTTATGCTTATATACGCGGTTAACCGCTTAATAGCTTGTTAGGCGTCTCAAATCCTCCCATGGTCGACTTCCCCTTTCTCGCAAGCTTCACTGTCTGCTCTGCCAGCGCATCCGATGAAGTGACTTCGTCATCAAGTGGGCTGTCCACGCGTCACCGCATGTCGCTTGTGTTGCGTGCGGGGCCAGAAGTCGAGATTGAGTTGCCCTCGGGTGAGCCGCTGGGCAGTCTGGAGACTCACCTGACACTACAAGCAGGACTGGCATCGCCTCGCGACCTTGCCAGCGAGCTGGCCGCTGACGACGTCGGCTTCTTGCTTCACTCCAAAGCTGGGGCGGACCCGCCATTCATTCATGGCGCCGTTGCTTGGCCGACAGCAGACTTGCCTTACCACCTACTCACTCGGGGTCTGAGAGCCAGCGTTCTGCTGTCGTTCTCGTCGATACAGCAGATCCTCGAGTACCAGGACTCGTTTGTCTGGCAACCTGGCCGCGGCGCCATCCTCCGCATCGGAAGCTACTCGATCAACTGCACGAGCGCCCT
Above is a window of Methylomonas koyamae DNA encoding:
- a CDS encoding HlyD family type I secretion periplasmic adaptor subunit, with the protein product MFKKFAEWRAAQRYRTEDQAFLNDVNAANLYEVPLQGHLILWSSFAFVVVALVWAGFASVDEVTRGQGKTIPSSQVQVVQNLEGGIVSDILVQEGQLVEKDQVLLQLDEVRFASSFKETKLKYYELLAATARLNAEINGTPLQIPAEVAANAPQIAENAKQLLLSRQNEIKSNSDILAEQVRQKEQEIVELQSKSEQLARSYRLLQDEVKMSEPLVADGAMSQVELLRLQRAANDLKGDLNSANLAIPRLRSSLDEARNKLAEIKIRYRTEALKELNEVKAELDRTSESAVALADRVSRTRVLSPVKGTVKRIKVATVGGVIQPGMDLLEIVPVEDQLLIEAKIRPADIAFLHPGQRAVVKLSAYDFSIYGGLDATLEHISADSIPGEKKDEDSYYLIRLRTAKNYLEKNGQRLDIIAGMTAEVDILTGKKTVLDYLLKPILKARDRAFRER
- a CDS encoding TolC family outer membrane protein, with amino-acid sequence MGIGIGVAMQMGFVSTGQALSLQESIQKVLDDNPKIQAAKSERRAVEEEIDQARAGYFPTVDVTAGIGWEESNNPTTRGRGDGSVFYHREEGAIQVRQMLFDGLATPNEVERQEKRTDSRAYTVFGQSEITALDGVEAYLKVLRRQELLNLAKENLQLHLRTNEQIKLRSERGVGKRADVDQSMGRVALAEKNVWSETGNLKDAETGFQRVIGILPDAVEPVAAPTAALPATMEQAIDEALAEHPILKSANSDIESAFAQHNTAMAPYFPRFDIETGVSHNYNLDGIRGTNSDMTAMLRMRYNIFNGGKDIARREQTAQLINQAKDIRDNTHRQVVESMRLSWVAYQTVKSQMDFFKQHAESAEKTITAYQQQFNIGQRTLLDLLDTFNEMYIAKSSLINAKYDELFSQYRILASKGQLNKYLGTQLPAEVQPVSLAD
- a CDS encoding response regulator transcription factor; its protein translation is MLHSIRGDFQADAVIFDAKKLDEDAGLLAVFANKRTRFLVIGADWPEEKQINILINGAAGYCEQAEAPALLVRAVACILTGDIWIRRALVPKVIGALTGARRMHAVSAAPVDCDRKLQMLATLSARELEVADMIRQGESNKRIALALNISERTVKAHLSSIFRKLEVDDRLRLAIFLKEIDQYQRGTS